The DNA window ATCAATACGACGCCATCATCCTCGACGTCATGCTCCCCCGACTCGACGGCTGGGAGGTCCTCGCCCGACTCCGCCCCGGCATCACCACCCCCGTCCTCATGCTCACCGCCCGAGATGCCGTGCCCGATCGCATCAAAGGCCTCAACCAGGGTGCCGACGACTACCTCACCAAACCCTTCGATCTCGACGAACTCCTCGCCCGCCTCCGCGCCCTCATCCGTCGCGCCGCCGGCCAAACCAGCACCGCCCACACTGTCGGCAATCTTCAACTCGACACCGCCGCCAAACGCGTCACCCGCAACTCCGAAGAAATTCCCCTCACCGCCCGCGAATACGCCCTGCTCGAATACCTCGTGCTCCATCGCGGCAAAGTCGTCAGCCGCACCTCCCTCTACGAACACCTCTTCGACGAAGACGAGTTCACCCTCTCCAATCTCCTCGACGTCCACGTCTCCAACCTGCGCAAAAAACTCGGCAACGACATCATCACCACCCGTCGCGGCCACGGCTACAGCATCGAATGACCACGCTCTTCAATTCCATCCGCTGGCGTGTCCAAGCCTGGCATGCCCTCATCCTGCTGCTCGCCCTCCTCGCCTTCTGCCTAACCGCCTACAAACTCGCCTGGGACTCCCAGCTCAGCCGCATCGATCGCGACCTCGCCAGCACCGAACGCGCTCTCATCCGTTCGCTCATGCGCTCCGTGCAGCCTGAGTCACCCGGGCCAAACGCCCCCCCCATGCCCTTCAGCCAGCTCATTACCAAACTCCAGCAAGGCACCATCACCCTCCCCCCCGAAACCGCCGCCCTTTTCCAAAACAACGAACCCGGCCACGCCTTCTTCGAATTCCAGGACCAAACCGGCACCACCCTCCTTCGCTCCCAAAACTTTCCCAAAGATCATCCCCAACTGCTGCCGGTCACCGAATCAGAAATGCTCGAAGACACCCGCACCGAAAAAAACACCCGCGCTTCCTTCCGGAGTTCCAGCTCCGGCCTGCGCAGCATGGTCGGACGCGACATCACCCCCGAACTCATTGAGATGAATCGCTTCGCCTGGACCATCAGCGCTCTCGGTCTCGGCGTCTGGACCCTCGGCCTCATCGGTGGCTGGTGGCTCGCCGGTCGCGCCATCCGTCCCATCGAAACCATCAGTCGCACCGCCTCCCATATCGCCGAAGGCAACCTTCAAGAACGCATCGACACCGACGGCACCGACAGCGAACTCGACCAGCTCAGCCGCGTCCTCAACCAAACCTTCGAACGCCTCCACAATAGCTTCGAGCGCCAAAAACAATTCACCGCCGACGCCTCCCACGAGCTTCGCACCCCCGTCACCATTCTCCTCTCCGAAACCCAACGCCTGCTCAAGCGCACCGACCGCACCCCCGAAGAATATCGCGAAGCCCTCCTCACCTGCCAGCAAACCGCCCAGCGCATGCGCCACCTCATCGAAGCCCTTCTTCTTCTTTCCAAACAGGAAACCCAATCCAACGACTTCCCCAAAACCCCCTTCCAGCTCGACCAGCTCCTCACCGAAGTCGTCACTCAACTCACCCCTCTCGCCACCGAAAAAAACCTCCAGCTACAAACGCATTTCACCCCCACTCCGTGTGTCGGCGATCCCAGCATGATCCACGTGCTCGCCACCAATCTGTTGATGAACGCCATCCAGCACCACCATCATCCAAGCGGCAAAATCGACATCCATTGCGCCCCCTCCGGCCATCACGCCACCTTCGCCGTTCAAGACAACGGCCCCGGCATCCCCCCCGAACACCTCCCCCATTTGTTTGATCGCTTCTATCGCGTTGACAAAGCCCGCACCGGCAGTTCCGGCCACACCGGCCTCGGCCTTGCCATCGCCAAAACCATCGTCACCAACCACAACGGCGAAATCACCGTCACCAGCCACCCCGGCCAAGGCACCACCTTCAAAGTGCAACTCTGAACGTAACACAGACTTTCAGTCTGTGCGTGAGACGGACATCCTGTCCGTCATCAAACAGAAAGTGACACAGGCTTGAAGCCTGCGGGTGAGGCAGGCATTTTGCCTGCCGGCTCGGGACCTTCGGCGCGGAGCCGTATCTCAGGCTTCCAGCCTGCGCATTCGCCGCAGGTCAGGTTCAACAACAGCGACCGCTTCGCCCCGTTCCTACAGTCATCATTGTAGCCATCACTACCGATCCAATTGCGACCTCATCCCCCATTCCCTAGCCAGAAGCGCAAAAAACAACTCACTGGTCCAACCGCCCTTGTATGCCCGGAGCTCAAGGTGGTGAGCCTCCTGTCGGAAGCCCAGCCTCCGAAACAATGCCGCTGCGGAATCGTTCAGGGCGTCAGTCGTGGCGAAAAGACGGCGAGCCGACAGATCAGTAAACAAGTAGGATATCAAACACTCCAGCGCCTCGGTCGCATACCTCTGTCCCTGTCGGCTTGGTGCAAGGGTGATCCCGATCTCAAACTGCCGCGCCTCGTCAGCCAGACAATGCAACCCGCAGTCACCAATCAACTGACTTGTCCCCGTCTCGACGATCGCCACCTGAAACCATGTGCCCGGAACACCAATGTCTCGATCCTGCTGATCGTCGAGTAATTCAGCAGCTTCATCGGGTCCGAACGTCTCCCATGACTGGTATCTCGCCACCTCCGGCGAGGAACGATAAGCACAAAGGGCCGGTGCATCATCTCTCTGCAAACGCCTGAGGAGCAATCTAGGAGTGGTCAATGAATCGGGAAATCTCATACTCAAGGGTAAGGGAGTTGGTTGGGCGGACGTCTGAAGTCTGACACCGCGGAAACGAGACGTCCAGGGCGAAGCGAACTAGCCACATTGTCCGTCGCCGCCACCACCGTTACAGCACAACGACACTCCTACCTACGGACTCCCCAGTCCCACAGGCTCCGACAACGCCGGAAGCAATGGCGTCACCGTCGGTTGAAGCACCGATTCCACTGGCGTCGCCGTCACACTGGATTTTCGGACCGGTTGGCCAGACGGATCGACCAGTTTTGCGGTCACAAAGATCATCAGATTGCGCTTGAAGTGGTCCTCCGCCTTGCTCTGGAACAGTTGACCAAGAAACGGGAGGTCGCCGAGCACCGGCACTTTGTCTTCCACATCCTGCACGTCCTCCCTGATAAGTCCGCCCAACGCCACGGTATGGCCATCCCAAAGAGTTACCGAAGTCGTCACCTTGCGAGTAGAAAACACCGGCTGCTCAATCTTGTTCTCCGTCAACACCAGCGTCGTCGGATTCCCCAGCGCGTCGGTGGCGGTGGTTTGAATGGGGCTGCCATAGTTGATGAATCCTTCGAACTCGGTCACTTCAGGAGCCAGGTTCAGATCAATGGTGTAGCCATCTGGGCCAATCACCGGATCGACCTCCATGCGCACGCCTACCGGCCGCATCTCGAACGCGGTCGGCGTGGTGGGAGTGACCGGATAGGACGAGGAACTTCCGCCAGTGACACTTCCATCGGTCGAGGTGCTGCCGACGGTCTGTGGAATTTGCGGCGGATCAAACTCGGTCGGATAGATAAATTCGCGAATGACTTCAATGACCGCGCGCTGTCCGGAACGGCAGGTCACGCTCGGTGCACTCATCAAATCCACCCCCTTCTTCTGGCTGAGAGCGCGGATGACGACCTGGAACTGCGGATCGGTAAACACGCCAGCGAGCGAAAAAATACCGGGCGAGACACCCGCGGCGGCGGAAGCTCCAGACAACAGCCCATCAATCGAGTCCGGTGTAATCGCGGAGGAACCACTGCGATTGCCCGAAGTAACGGGATACTGACCAGTGGCGACGCCATCTTGCGAAAACGAATAATCAGAACTGGTGGCGCTGGTGGTGGATGCGTTGCCGGAGGTGCCGCCACCGCCAAAAACGCTTTCGCCACCGATGTTGAACTGACCAAGCAACCAGTCGAAGCCGAGTTCATCGGTATTCTTTTGGGTCACTTCCACAAACTTCGTGGTGATGTAAATCTGTTGGGGGATTTTTTTCCGAATGCTGTCCACATAGGCTTCAATTGCATCAAGGTTTGGCTGGGTGTTGCGCACAATCAGCTGCGAGGTTGAAGTGACAAAGTTGGCGGAGGCACCTTCCGGAAAAGGGATACCGCTCGCTTTCAACACGTCGATCGCCGTGGCACGAGATCCGA is part of the Phragmitibacter flavus genome and encodes:
- a CDS encoding response regulator transcription factor encodes the protein MKLLVIEDDPLLQRSLAATLREENYAVDTASDGQEGLDKATDHQYDAIILDVMLPRLDGWEVLARLRPGITTPVLMLTARDAVPDRIKGLNQGADDYLTKPFDLDELLARLRALIRRAAGQTSTAHTVGNLQLDTAAKRVTRNSEEIPLTAREYALLEYLVLHRGKVVSRTSLYEHLFDEDEFTLSNLLDVHVSNLRKKLGNDIITTRRGHGYSIE
- a CDS encoding sensor histidine kinase, which codes for MTTLFNSIRWRVQAWHALILLLALLAFCLTAYKLAWDSQLSRIDRDLASTERALIRSLMRSVQPESPGPNAPPMPFSQLITKLQQGTITLPPETAALFQNNEPGHAFFEFQDQTGTTLLRSQNFPKDHPQLLPVTESEMLEDTRTEKNTRASFRSSSSGLRSMVGRDITPELIEMNRFAWTISALGLGVWTLGLIGGWWLAGRAIRPIETISRTASHIAEGNLQERIDTDGTDSELDQLSRVLNQTFERLHNSFERQKQFTADASHELRTPVTILLSETQRLLKRTDRTPEEYREALLTCQQTAQRMRHLIEALLLLSKQETQSNDFPKTPFQLDQLLTEVVTQLTPLATEKNLQLQTHFTPTPCVGDPSMIHVLATNLLMNAIQHHHHPSGKIDIHCAPSGHHATFAVQDNGPGIPPEHLPHLFDRFYRVDKARTGSSGHTGLGLAIAKTIVTNHNGEITVTSHPGQGTTFKVQL
- a CDS encoding GNAT family N-acetyltransferase; the protein is MRFPDSLTTPRLLLRRLQRDDAPALCAYRSSPEVARYQSWETFGPDEAAELLDDQQDRDIGVPGTWFQVAIVETGTSQLIGDCGLHCLADEARQFEIGITLAPSRQGQRYATEALECLISYLFTDLSARRLFATTDALNDSAAALFRRLGFRQEAHHLELRAYKGGWTSELFFALLAREWGMRSQLDR
- a CDS encoding Amuc_1098 family type IV pilus outer membrane protein; the protein is MVCFGAVALTLVSALHAGSPDGVSAVAEREIVRRQQRVADAQSAIERGDQLMDDKNFEGALTEYKMALDWLPDAPMSEPWRSLVKQKFGEASVCLARERAAIGAYAEARLLVQEAIAIHPEGADAKTLLEHLDDPGRYEPALTPAHMADVSEVIKLMQMAYSYVNLGDYDNANNTFQDVLRIDPYNSAARRGMEQVEMNRQNYFETARDQRRAKMLNDVNQAWEEQVPSALIQDVASAYGTTTDDSAYYSQKMRSIIFPSVNFSSASIDEAIEFLRIKSRDFDTEERDPGKKGVNLILRQGAAPLIATISLDLKEVPMDEALRYITELANMKYKVEKFAVVVVPLSEVGDEQYTRMFLVPPDFLSGASGGDAAGAAAPADPFAAAGGGGGAGTATIGSRATAIDVLKASGIPFPEGASANFVTSTSQLIVRNTQPNLDAIEAYVDSIRKKIPQQIYITTKFVEVTQKNTDELGFDWLLGQFNIGGESVFGGGGTSGNASTTSATSSDYSFSQDGVATGQYPVTSGNRSGSSAITPDSIDGLLSGASAAAGVSPGIFSLAGVFTDPQFQVVIRALSQKKGVDLMSAPSVTCRSGQRAVIEVIREFIYPTEFDPPQIPQTVGSTSTDGSVTGGSSSSYPVTPTTPTAFEMRPVGVRMEVDPVIGPDGYTIDLNLAPEVTEFEGFINYGSPIQTTATDALGNPTTLVLTENKIEQPVFSTRKVTTSVTLWDGHTVALGGLIREDVQDVEDKVPVLGDLPFLGQLFQSKAEDHFKRNLMIFVTAKLVDPSGQPVRKSSVTATPVESVLQPTVTPLLPALSEPVGLGSP